A window from Pangasianodon hypophthalmus isolate fPanHyp1 chromosome 4, fPanHyp1.pri, whole genome shotgun sequence encodes these proteins:
- the LOC113524717 gene encoding uncharacterized protein LOC113524717: MEEGGSVVDASTCNSSNTALQHPWPHLKQLFAVKAKKGNCVIMSCQLCLPRPVEILAFKSSSSNLKKHIERKHPSKLKQYKECVLKRKNSEEQRCDSAVKQMKIKDYSMSCRQVTQSTIDRLVVEFVWESLQPFTIVELPTFKNLIHTMQPSCTVMSRPTVKLRIEEAAAKVKKNIAEMAKVSYIDTTTDCWTARQRSYIGVTAHWIDESTLERRSASIAFRRLKGSIHLICLQGVMWLGDKMFKSVAPALLVREDNIYGMKGAKCGDGSKDSA; the protein is encoded by the exons ATGGAGGAGGGAGGAAGTGTGGTGGATGCTTCAACATGCAACAGCTCAAATACAGCACTTCAGCATCCTTGGCCACACCTGAAGCAGCTTTTTGCAGTGAAGGCGAAGAAGGGCAATTGTGTCATTATGTCCTGTCAACTTTGCCTGCCTAGACCTGTTGAAATATTGGCATTCAAGAGTTCTTCCtctaatttgaaaaaacacATCGAG agaaaacatCCATCGAAATTAAAGCAGTACAAAGAATGTgtcttgaaaagaaaaaactcagaAGAACAGAGGTGTGATTCAGCTGTGAAACAGATGAAGATTAAAGACTACTCCATGTCATGCAGGCAGGTTACTCAGTCCACAATTGACAGGCTTGTAGTTGAGTTTGTCTGGGAAAGCCTTCAGCCCTTTACCATAGTTGAACTTCCAACATTCAAAAATCTAATCCATACAATGCAACCTAGCTGTACAGTTATGTCCAGACCAACTGTGAAGTTGAGAATCGAGGAAGCAGCcgcaaaggtaaaaaaaaacattgctgagATGGCAAAAGTCAGCTATATAGATACCACTACTGATTGTTGGACAGCTCGACAACGGAGTTACATCGGTGTAACCGCACACTGGATCGATGAATCTACACTGGAAAGAAGGTCTGCTTCGATTGCCTTTAGACGCTTGAAAGGATCCATACATTTGATTTGCTTGCAGGGTGTTATGTGGCTAGGCGATAAGATGTTCAAAAGTGTCGCGCCGGCCCTGCTTGTCCGGGAGGACAATATATATGGTATGAAAGGAGCCAAGTGCGGAGACGGATCAAAAGACTCCGCCTAA